From a single Sander vitreus isolate 19-12246 chromosome 2, sanVit1, whole genome shotgun sequence genomic region:
- the LOC144532103 gene encoding E3 ubiquitin-protein ligase TRIM39-like, with the protein MTAVDLFNTLEDLKEEEFKKFKWCLQQDILEGYQSIKVSKLENAERQDTVDLMVKTYQLQGALKVTKKVLEKINRNDLVQSLPDTSSGPQDMAAVSILPSEDQFLCSICLDVFTDPVSIPCGHNFCKNCITEHWNTNDQHLCPICKKVFNTRPELHVNTFISEMVAQFRQSAQQKASSSSSEQQVSKPGEVPCDICTGTKLKALKSCLVCLVSYCETHLEPHLTASRLKRHQLIDPVENLEGRMCTKHDKPLEMFCKTDQTCVCMLCTVLDHKKHDVVPLKEEYEGKKVELGKTEAEIQQMIQKRRLKIQEVKHSVDLSEEDADREIAEGVQVFTSLKESVERGLNELINTIKEKQKTRKKQAEAFIKELEQEISELMKRSTEVEQVLRSEDHLHLLQSVQSLNIQQPPLTKDWTEFSVRTSSYEGTVVKAVVQLEETLSEEMKKLLEAELKRVQQYGVDVTLDPDTAHPNLILSDDGKQVNLGDVRKNLLDNPERFSYRVCVLGKQSFSSGRLYFEVQVKGKTEWTLGVARESIKRKGSITLNPQKGFWIIALRDGNEYKAAADPPVLLSLKSQPQKVGVFADYEEGLVSFYDVDAANLIYSFTGCSFTEKLFPYFHTGNNDGVKNSAPLIISPVRVN; encoded by the exons ATGACGGCAGTGGACCTTTTCAACACTTTGGAGGATTTAAAAGAAGAGGAATTTAAGAAATTCAAATGGTGTCTGCAGCAAGACATCCTGGAAGGCTACCAAAGCATCAAAGTGTCCAAGTTGGAGAACGCAGAAAGGCAGGACACAGTGGACCTGATGGTGAAAACCTATCAACTTCAAGGAGCTCTGAAGGTGACCAAGAAGGTTTTAGAGAAGATCAACAGGAATGATCTGGTGCAGAGTCTGCCAGACACCAGCTCAGGACCACAAG ATATGGCTGCTGTGAGCATTCTGCCATCTGAAGATCAGTTTCTGTGCTCCATCTGTCTGGATGTGTTCACTGATCCTGTCAGCATACCATGTGGTCACAACTTCTGCAAAAACTGCATCACTGAACACTGGAATACcaatgaccagcacctgtgtcCGATATGTAAAAAGGTTTTCAACACAAGACCTGAGTTGCATGTCAACACTTTCATCTCTGAGATGGTTGCTCAGTTCAGACAGTCAGCTCAACAgaaagccagcagcagcagctcagagcAACAAGTGTCCAAACCAGGAGAAGTTCCCTGTGACATCTGCACTGGAACCAAACTGAAGGCCCTGAAGTCCTGCCTGGTGTGTCTGGTCTCCTACTGTGAGACTCACCTGGAGCCTCATCTGACAGCTTCTCGTCTGAAAAGACATCAGCTGATCGACCCTGTGGAGAACCTGGAAGGCAGGATGTGTACGAAGCACGATAAACCTCTGGAGATGTTCTGTAAGACCGACCAGACATGTGTCTGCATGCTCTGCACTGTTTTAGATCACAAGAAGCACGATGTTGTTCCTCTGAAAGAAGAATATGAAGGAAAGAAGGTAGAGCTGGGGAAGACAGAGGCTGAAATTCAgcagatgatccagaagagacgACTGAAGATTCAGGAGGTCAAACACTCAGTCGACCTCAGTGAGGAAgatgcagacagagagatagcagAAGGTGTTCAGGTCTTCACTTCTCTCAAGGAGTCTGTTGAGAGAGGCCTGAATGAGCTCATCAACACGAtcaaagagaagcagaaaacaagaaaaaaacaggcCGAAGCTTTCATCAAAGAGCTGGAACAGGAAATCTCTGAGCTGATGAAGAGAAGCACTGAGGTGGAGCAGGTGTTACGCTCTGAAGACCACCTCCATCTTCTCCAGAGTGTCCAGTCCCTAAACATCCAACAACCTCCACTCACCAAGGACTGGACAGAGTTCAGCGTCCGTACATCATCATATGAGGGGACTGTGGTGAAAGCTGTGGTTCAGCTGGAGGAGACACTCAGTGAAGAGATGAAGAAGCTGCTTGAAGCTGAACTGAAGAGGGTCCAGCAGTATGGAGTGGATGTGACTCTTGATCCTGATACAGCACATCCTAATCTCATCCTGTCTGATGATGGGAAACAAGTGAATCTTGGTGATGTGAGGAAGAATCTCCTAGACAACCCGGAGAGATTTTCTTATCGTGTTTGCGTTTTAGGAAAACAGAGTTTCTCTTCAGGCAGATTATACTTTGAGGTTCAAGTCAAAGGAAAGACTGAATGGACTTTAGGAGTGGCCAGAGAGTCGATCAAGAGGAAGGGAAGCATCACACTGAACCCTCAGAAAGGTTTCTGGATTATAGCGTTGAGAGATGGAAATGAGTACAAAGCTGCTGCTGACCCTCCAGTCCTTCTCTCTCTGAAGTCTCAGCCTCAGAAGGTGGGGGTGTTTGCTGAttatgaggagggtctggtctcCTTTTATGACGTAGATGCTGCAAATCTTATTTACTCCTTTACTGGCTGCTCCTTCACTGAGAAACTCTTCCCATACTTCCATACTGGTAATAATGATGGTGTTAAAAACTCTGCCCCTCTGATCATCTCTCCTGTCAGAGTAAACTAA